The Psychrobacillus sp. FSL K6-2836 nucleotide sequence AACCTTCCCTCTATTCAATGAAGTTGGTGGTTTCCATGTGGAAGCTTTCCGTGAAACACTTGCTAAACAAACGGAAAAAGCAATTGTTTTGTTAAACTTCCCTAACAATCCTACCGGTTTTACTCCTTCTGTAGAAGAAGCAGAAGCAATCGTCCAAGTGTTGAAGGATGTTGCAGAAGATGGCTTGAAATTAGTTGTTTTACTAGATGATGCTTATTTCGGCTTATTTTATGAGGATTCTATTAAAGAATCATTGTTCGGTTTACTAGCAGACAGCCATGAAAATATTTTGCCAGTAAAAATTGATGGTGCGACGAAAGAAAACTACGTTTGGGGATTACGTGTTGGATTCATCACGTACGCAGCAGCTCCAGAAACTCTAGATGCTTTAGAACAAAAAACGAAGGGCATCATTCGTGGAACTGTTTCAAGTGGATCTCATATTTCTCAGACGATTCTTTTGGAGTCACTTCAATCTGAAGACTTTTTACAAGAAAAAGAAGAGAAGTTCCAAATCATGCAAGGAAGAGCAGTAAAAACGAAGCAAGTCTTAGCGGATGAAAAATACGCAAAGCATTGGACTTATTATCCATTTAACTCAGGATACTTCATGTGCTTGAAGCTAAATACAGTCGATGCTGAAACGTTACGACTGCATCTACTCGACAGGTATGGTGTAGGTGTAATCGCAAGCAATAAAACAGACATTCGTGTAGCATTCTCCTGTGTAGAAGAAAACGATATTCAAGAGCTTTTTGATTTAATCTATGAGGGCTGCAAAGATTTAACAAAATAAAAATTTGATAAAAACTGTTTAAGAGTCTAAAACTCTTGAACAGTTTTTTATTTTGTTTCGAAGTTATATCTGACGGCATTTCTTTCAAATTCGAAACATAAACTATTTAATCAGGACAATTCAAGAGTTTGGAGGGAGAGTCAGATGCGAAACAAAGGGTTATCGGTATCCGCACTATTTTTTATAGGTTTATTAGCTATTTTGGTAGCCTTGTTTATGATATTTTTAGTGGTAAATTTTGAAAGTTCAGATGAAGGGAACGAAGAAGTTCCATATGCCACCATAACAGTAAAAGATGAACCAGAAAAAGAAGCCCAAGTTGAAACTAGTCCATCAACTAATGAAGGAGAAGTAAAGTATGCGCAGGCAGAATGGACAACACATGGTGGAGATTACTACAACAGGCGATATTCTATGCTAAACCAAATTACTACTGAAAATATTGGGGGTTTAAAACCAACTTGGGTTTCAAGTTTAGGATCTGGAGCAGAAGGTAAATATTCTGGTGAAGCTACTCCAATTGTAGTTGATGGTATTATGTATATCGCTACTGGCGCTAATGACGTTTTCGCAATTGATGCTAAAACTGGAGAACAGATATGGGCGTACAATCCTGATATTCCACAAGAGATGGATACAGTCTGCTGCGGGTGGACGACTCGTGGGGTTGCAATTGGTGATGGGAAAGTATTTGTAGGATTACTCGATGCTCGTTTAATCGCACTTGATCAAAAAACTGGAGAAGTCTTATGGGAAACTAAAGTAGCTGAATGGGAAGAAGGCTACACGATTACTAGTGCACCATTATTCTATAACGGGAAAGTATATACCGGGGTAGCAGGAGGAGAATATGGTATTCGTGGTCGGGTAATGGCTTATGATGCAGATTTAGGTTTTGAAGTTTGGCGTTTCTACACAATTCCAAATCCAGCTGATATTAATGGGGATACATGGCCAGCAGATAACG carries:
- a CDS encoding aminotransferase class I/II-fold pyridoxal phosphate-dependent enzyme, which gives rise to MNALATQLNEKIQQENPAIYNMLSDLGKNLYYPKGILSQSAEAGKKAHRFNATIGIATENGEPMHFRHIQKKLDYKPNDIYPYAAPQGKEALRSLWKEKLLVDNPSMKGKSIGTPIVTSALTHGLSIAADLFMDVGDVLVTPQQYWGNYNTVFQVRRGGRVETFPLFNEVGGFHVEAFRETLAKQTEKAIVLLNFPNNPTGFTPSVEEAEAIVQVLKDVAEDGLKLVVLLDDAYFGLFYEDSIKESLFGLLADSHENILPVKIDGATKENYVWGLRVGFITYAAAPETLDALEQKTKGIIRGTVSSGSHISQTILLESLQSEDFLQEKEEKFQIMQGRAVKTKQVLADEKYAKHWTYYPFNSGYFMCLKLNTVDAETLRLHLLDRYGVGVIASNKTDIRVAFSCVEENDIQELFDLIYEGCKDLTK